The DNA region GGATCGAGGCGCTGGAAGCCGAGGTGCGCAGCCTCTCCGAGGCGCTCCGCCTCCCTCCCTCTCTTCCCGGTCCGACGAAGCGGCCGGGGGCCTTGCGGGAGATCGAGCGCACGGTACGGAATGCGCGCAAGGCCCTCCTTCGCTTCCTGGCGGGCGCAAAGCCCTCTCCGCCGCCCGCTTGACCCAGTGATCGAGGGCCGGGTAAACTCCGCCCTGTCATGGCCGGCGCGCCAACCCAAGAGACCGATCCTCGAGACGTATTTTTGGCGAAGGTGGTGGGCGGCCGTTCGTTCGCGGAGGTCGGCGGCCTTTGGGGAACGGTCAACGAGAGGATTTCGGTGGCACACCGCCTTGGAGCGGGATCTCTGACGATGATTGACGCGGCCCCGGCGGGAGATCTCGGTTGGACGGCTTTCGAAGAACGAATGCGGAAGTTCGGGGTGCCGGTGGTCACCTGCATGAGCTCCGACGTCATTCGGCTCGCCGAGGCGCCCGATCCACCGCTCTTCGATGTGGTCCACTGCTCCGGGGTCTTGTATCATGTCCCGGAGCCGCTGCGGCTCTTGCTCGCGCTCAAGCGGCTCACTCGGGAGCATCTCGTCCTGACTTCTGTGGTTGCTCGCAGTGAATACCCCCATGCGGCGGGGCTCCTTCGCGTGCCGGAGGCGGCGTGTCTTTTCCTGCCTGCTCTGGAAGGGGCCGAAAAGGAGGCGGTTGGCGGCCACTGGAAAGGACTTGTCGGGGACGGGGCGGTGGGGTTGACGAAGGAGAATCGGACTTGGCGAGTCGAAGACTTTGGCCCCTGGTGGTGGCTTCCGACGCCCCAGGCACTGCGGGCGCTCTGTCAAAGCGCGGGTTTTCATCTGGTCGAGGAGGGCGAGTTCTGGGAAGGAAATGCCTGGACCCTGTTGCTCTCGGCTCGGCCCACGGTGCCATAGGCCGAACGGTCGTGTTGCTCGGGACGGGCTGGAAAGCAATTGATTCCGCTTGCTTCGGCCGTTACGGGACGGGAACCTCGGGAACGGGGACCGGTCTGCTTGGCGCGGAATCTCCTCTTGGTGCAGTTCGGCTCTGGATCTCGATGGATGCCGGCCGCAGCAGCCGCTCGAGCGCACGCAGGTTTTCCGCATACATCGCAAAGCTTCGCTCGTTGATCCATGCATTGAGGCGGATCTTTCGGTGATCTCCCTGGAGCCACTCCTGGTAAATCGCCTGGAGATGGGGAACAGCCTCCTCCCAAAGGGGCTCCGCCCAGAGAGCTCCCTTGCGATAGACACGGAAGTCGCGAGCAATAGGGACAATCCGGTAGCCGACGAGCCGCGCGTTCTCGGGAGTACAATAGTCCATGTTCCCGCCGTAGGCGGTGGCTACGACAGGCTTTCCCAAAGAAAGCATCTCGGCGATCGGCAAGCCGAAACCCTCGCTGGAATGAAGCGAAATGAGCGCCGTCGAAGAGAGCAGCAGGCCGAACATCTTGGCCCTTGGGATCCGGGAGGGGTAGATCCGCACGTCGGGTCGTCGCTCCGTTTCGGCACGGAGCCGCGCGAAGTAGTCGGCGTCTCCTTCGACATCGGTAAGTTTCAGGCAAAGCAGCCGGTCTTCCGCCGGTTCAGGAAAGGCTCGTGTGTAGGCCTGGAGGGCCAAAAGCGGATTCTTCCGCTCCGGATCGGAAAGGAAATCGGCGGCGGTCAGGAAGACACATTTCCCCGTAAGGCCGAGTTCTTCCCCGAGCGACGGGTCCGCCTGCCGGATCATCGACTCCAAGTCGAGGTTGTGCCAAGCAACCCGCGTCGTCTTGCCGGTCGCTTGGCGGAAGACCGCCGCATTGAATTCGGACGGACACCAGATCTCGTCCACGTGAGCCGATGCTTCCACGGCGCCCGGCGGGGCTTCGAGAAGCTCCCAGGCCCAGAAGGCGACGCGGGGCTTTGGCCGATGGAGGATTTCCGGATGCCATCGGAGCAGGTCCCCCATCAGGTACCATTGGGCATGGAGGATGTCGATCTGCGCTCGATTCGTGGGAAGGCTAAATCGGATAGCTGACGTTTCTTCACCAGCCCAGTGGCCCGCCTGCGCGCAGATTACACGATGGGGATAGCCGAGGCGCTGCAGCGCCCGGACCGTGCCGCGAGCCGCCTCGGCGAGGCCGAGCGGCTTGAGAAAGTGGCCATACACATGGATTAGGGGCTTTTCATCGACGGAAATCCGAGGTCGGCGCTCGTCCCGGCTCCGCCCGAGGAGCCAGTTGCGCAGGCTCCGCGCGAGTCGGAAGCGGGATCGCCGTCGGATGAGGCCCCGCCTGTGTCGGAGCCATCGTTCCACCGCCCGCCGCAGATGTTTTTCCCATCCTTGCTCTTGGGTCCACCAGCCGTGCGAAGGGAAAAGCGAACCGAATCCGGCACCGGTCCGCCCCACGCTCTCGAACCAAGTGGCCAGATCCTGGAGGAAGAAGCCCGATTCGCACGGAAAAGTCTGCCGTAGCGCTGGGATCGAGTCCAGAGAGCGGCCCAGAAAGATCGGCAGCCAGGGGTAGGTCCGGTCCGGGAGCTGAAGGAACTCCAAGACAGCTTCCTCGATGGAGCCACCTTGCCAGCCCGCTCGCGCGACAGCCTGGAATGCCGGCTCTTGACGCAGCCAATCGCGGAGAAAGCTGGGGATCGCATAGCCGCCGCTCAGCCCGAGGCGGGAGCCGGCTTGGCTCCATTGCTCCACCCTTTCGGATCGCAAAGAGCAAACATAATCCTCGAGGAGCGCCAAGACGGCGGGAGGGATCCCCCGGGTTCGGAATCGGGTGTCCCATCGGGAGAGGATGTCCGGCTTCCGCCAGTCGAAGCCGCTGAAATGAAAGAAGCGGACGGGTAGCCCTCCTGCGCACCGGGGAACCTCCCCTGGCTCCCAGGAAAGGGGGTGATGGGGAAGGTTCCAATAAGCGAGGTTGTATCCCGGATGACGCAAGATCGAGCTCTGGGCAACAAAACAGGGGGCGTAGTTGAGCCACGCTTGGTCGTGGCAACTGGGCGGGAGGCAGTCGTGGGCGAGCGTCCGCTCCCACCATTCGAGGAAAGAACGGGTCTCTTGTGTATCCCGCATGGCGAGAAAGCCCCCGTTAAAGCTGCCGGAATGACGAATGATCGCGTCGGTCGGCAGAAGACCGTCTTGAGGTAGAGGGTGCGTGAGATGCGGGGTTAGCACAAGGGCGTGCCGGGAGAGAGCCTCCTCGACCTCCCGAAATTCCGAATAGACCTTAATGTCGGCATCAAGGTAGAGGACGACATCGAAACCGTCGGCGAACAACCGGCGGAAGCCGAAGGGCTTGATCGAGTTGGTTGCCTCGAAAATCTCGTACCATACGAAGCGGCTGGACAAGTCGGGGAGGCCGAGCTCCTCGATCGATCTTTGCACGGCAAGCCCGTCGGTGAAGGCCGGAGGCCCGCCGTCTCGATCGACGACGAAGACGTGCCGCACCCATCCGGGGT from Methylacidimicrobium sp. AP8 includes:
- a CDS encoding glycosyltransferase encodes the protein MGFHPHLDRVAVFTLATPDRIAHARVMLASLARHNPGWVRHVFVVDRDGGPPAFTDGLAVQRSIEELGLPDLSSRFVWYEIFEATNSIKPFGFRRLFADGFDVVLYLDADIKVYSEFREVEEALSRHALVLTPHLTHPLPQDGLLPTDAIIRHSGSFNGGFLAMRDTQETRSFLEWWERTLAHDCLPPSCHDQAWLNYAPCFVAQSSILRHPGYNLAYWNLPHHPLSWEPGEVPRCAGGLPVRFFHFSGFDWRKPDILSRWDTRFRTRGIPPAVLALLEDYVCSLRSERVEQWSQAGSRLGLSGGYAIPSFLRDWLRQEPAFQAVARAGWQGGSIEEAVLEFLQLPDRTYPWLPIFLGRSLDSIPALRQTFPCESGFFLQDLATWFESVGRTGAGFGSLFPSHGWWTQEQGWEKHLRRAVERWLRHRRGLIRRRSRFRLARSLRNWLLGRSRDERRPRISVDEKPLIHVYGHFLKPLGLAEAARGTVRALQRLGYPHRVICAQAGHWAGEETSAIRFSLPTNRAQIDILHAQWYLMGDLLRWHPEILHRPKPRVAFWAWELLEAPPGAVEASAHVDEIWCPSEFNAAVFRQATGKTTRVAWHNLDLESMIRQADPSLGEELGLTGKCVFLTAADFLSDPERKNPLLALQAYTRAFPEPAEDRLLCLKLTDVEGDADYFARLRAETERRPDVRIYPSRIPRAKMFGLLLSSTALISLHSSEGFGLPIAEMLSLGKPVVATAYGGNMDYCTPENARLVGYRIVPIARDFRVYRKGALWAEPLWEEAVPHLQAIYQEWLQGDHRKIRLNAWINERSFAMYAENLRALERLLRPASIEIQSRTAPRGDSAPSRPVPVPEVPVP
- a CDS encoding methyltransferase domain-containing protein, which produces MAGAPTQETDPRDVFLAKVVGGRSFAEVGGLWGTVNERISVAHRLGAGSLTMIDAAPAGDLGWTAFEERMRKFGVPVVTCMSSDVIRLAEAPDPPLFDVVHCSGVLYHVPEPLRLLLALKRLTREHLVLTSVVARSEYPHAAGLLRVPEAACLFLPALEGAEKEAVGGHWKGLVGDGAVGLTKENRTWRVEDFGPWWWLPTPQALRALCQSAGFHLVEEGEFWEGNAWTLLLSARPTVP